A stretch of DNA from Halorubrum sp. BOL3-1:
AGGCCCGCGACCGCGGCGTTGAGGCGGTCGTCGCGGACCTGCTCGCCCCGTTCCGCGCCGACGCGTTCGACACGCTGTGTTTCAATCCGCCGTACCTGCCGACCGACCCGGACAACGAGTGGGACGACTGGATGGAACGCGCGCTCTCGGGCGGCGAGTCCGGTCGCGCGCTCATCGACCCGTTCCTCGCGGACGCGGGTCGCGTCCTCGCGCCCGACGGCGTGGTCCTGCTTCTGGTCTCCTCGCTCACCGGGTTCGAGGAGGTGCTCGGACTCGTTGAGGACGCCGGATTCGACGCCGAACGCGTCGTCGAGGAGTCGTTCCCCTTCGAGACGCTCACGGTGCTCGTGTTGCGGCGAGCGTAGTCGTCCGTGTGATTACTTCGAGGCATAAATTATATTAGCAAATATTATACGACGGTACATCCAACGGACGGTAATGACCGAACGTGTCGCGGCGACGCCGGGGCTGTACCCGCTCCCGGACCGAGCGAAAGAGACCCTCTCCGACCTGAAGGGCCACCAGAAGGGTGACCTCATGAGCGGCGACGAGGGCGAGGCAATCGTTTCGACGTACGACGGGGTGCGCGCGACGTACGTCGACCACCAGCTGGAGGCCGGTCTCGACCTGCTCACCGAGGGACAGGGCCGCTGGGACGACATGATCGCCCACCCGCTGACCGTCAGCGACGCCGTCGAGACCGGCGGAATCGTCCGCTACTACGACAACAACAACTTCTACCGCGACCCGCGCGTCGTCGACGACCTCGGCTTCTCGGGCGACGTGGCGCGAGAGCTGGAGACGGCCCGAGAGCTGCTCGCTGGCGCAGACGGCGCCGGCGACGCGTCGCTCGCCGCCACGCTGCCGGGACCGTACTCGCTCGCCGAGCTCGCGACCGACGAGCACTACGGGGACGCGGCCGAGTTTCAGGCCGCGATCGCCGAGTTCCTCGCCGGGGAACTCGACGCGTTCCCGGCCCACGAGACGCTGTTCCTCTTCGAACCGTCGCTCGTGACGAATCCGCCCGCGGAGGGCGACGAGTCGACCGCGACGGACGCGATCGCGACGGTCGCGGCCGCGACGGACGCCGACGTGGTCGTCCAGACGTTCTACGGCGCGCTCGACGAGAAGCTGTACGCCCACCTCGTCGACGAGGCGGGCGCCGACGCGCTCGGACTCGATCTGGTCGCCGGCGACCGCGACGACACCGTCTACAACGTCCAGGAGTTCGGCTCGACCGATTCGCTCGCTCTCGGCCTCGTCGACGGGCAGAACACGCTCGTCGAGGAGCCGGCGACGCTCGCGGAGCGCGTCGAGTGGTTCGAGGAACAGGTCCCGGTCGACGACTTCGACCGGACCTACCTCACGCCGAACACCGAGCTGTTCTACCTGCCGACCAACAAGTACCGCGCGAAGCTTTCCGCCCTCGCCGACGCCGCGGAGGTGCTCGACTGATGGTCCGAAATCCCGACGCCAACCGAGACCAGTTCCGCCCTGATGACCACCCGAACGACGCGTTCCTGCTGACGACCGTCGTCGGCTCGTACCCGAAGCCGAAGTGGCTGAACCGGGCCGACGAGCTGGTCGACGACCCCGACTCGAAGTTCGACGCGGACGACCTCGAAGCGGCCCACGACGACGCCGCGCGACTCATCACGCACGAACACGAGCGCGCCGGGGTGGACACGGTCGTCGACGGCGAGATGCGCCGCAACGAGATGGTGGAGTTCTTCGCCGACCGCATCGACGGCTACGAGTTCAATGGCCCCGTGAAGGTGTGGGGTCACAACTACTTCGATAAGCCCTCGGTCGTCGAATCGGTCGAGTACGACGAGCCGTGGCTCGTCGACGAGTTCGAGTTCACGTCCTCGGTCGCCGAACGCCCCGTCAAGGTCCCGATCACGGGGCCGTACACCCTGGGCTTCTGGGCGTTCAACGAGGCGTACCCCTCCACCGAGGAGCTCGTCTACGACCTCGCGGACCTCGTGAACGAGGAGGTCGAGAAGCTGGTCGAGGCCGGCGCGCGCTACATCCAGATCGACGAGCCGGCGCTGGCGACGACGCCGGAGGACCACGCCATCGTGGGCGAGGCGCTCGAACGGATCGCCGCGGGCATCCCGGAGGAGGTCCGGATCGGACTCCACGTCTGCTACGGCGACTACTCCCGGGTGTACCCCGAAGTCAACGACTACCCGATCGACGAGTTCGACATCGAGCTCTCGAACGGCGACTACGAGCAGATCCCCGTCCTCGAAGAGCCCGAACTCGAACCGGACCTCGCGCTCGGCGTCGTCGACGCCCACACCGCCGAGGTGGAGTCGGTCGAGGAGATCAAACAGAACATCTGCCAGGGCCTCCGCGTCGTCCCGCCGGAGAAGCTCACGATATCGCCCGACTGCGGGCTGAAGCTGCTCCCGCGCGACGTCGCGTACGGGAAGACCGAGAACATGGTGACCGCGGTCCGCGAGGTCGAAGCCGAGATCGACGCCGGCGAGATCGACCTCGATAATCCGCTCGCGGACGACTGACGCGACGCTATTACCGTTTTATTTTCAGTCGTTTCCTACTGAGACGGTCGTGAGAACAAGCGTGCGTATTGAGTAGTCAACTACTGCCGGATTGATTTTCGTACACGTTGCCGGTTGGGTCCCAAATGAGATCAACGACGGCGGAGACACCCAACAGGATGAACAAGATTGGGAGGTCTGTGGGTACCCCGACAAAGTACACTACAGTGCCGATTACGCCAAGCGGGATCGCAGCGTAGCGTTTGAGATGGGGGATCTGCACGATGAGATTCAGTGTGATGCTGAACGCATACACAGTTAGCATCCCGAGAAGTAAAATCTGTATCTCGTCGTGTCCGCGTACTACCGCACGGGCAGTAAGTCCACTACAGATTATGCTAAGAGACACAAAAAATAACGCCCGGAAACATCGTGTTTTGGATTTGATTTTGGAGGACATATATTACCGCCACATCCGCGTCAGTACATATGAATTCGGATTGTATCGACCCATCTGCGGAGTATCTGTATTGAGAGATCAACCGGATCGCAACAGCGTCACCTACCCGGCGGCACCAGTTATACAAAGCCGCCGCGCCCACCGCAGTCATGGACATCGGTCTCACGGTCGGCGCCGACCTCGACCGGCTCGCGGCGTCGCCCGCGCGGTTCGCGTTCTGCGAGCTCGGAATCGGCGAGCCGACGCTCGTCCCGGGCGAGGTCGACCCCGACCGACTGGGCGACGCGCTCGCCGGCCGCGACCTGCTCGTCCACCTCCCGTACAGCCAGCGGCTGGCGACGTACGTCCCCGAAGTCAACGACGCCATCGTCGACTACCAGCGCCGGCTCTTACGAGCGGCCGGCGACCTCGGCGCAGAGAAGGCGGTCCTCCACGCTACCTCCGCCGACCGCGACGACGTGGACTTCCGCGAGACCGCGGCCGAGCAGCTCCGCCGGGTCGCCGACGCCGGCCGCGAGGCGGGCGTCGAGGTCGTCGTCGAGAACGTCGGCCACCAGCACGCGGGGCTTCAGCTCTCGGTCCTCGGTGACATCGCGCGCGAGACGGACACGTCGGTCTGCTTCGACGTGGGACACGCGTACATGGAGGGCGGCAACAAGGCGATAAAACGGTTCCTCCGGAGCCACGGCGACCGGGTCTCGCACCTCCACTGTCACGACGTGCGCCGCCGCGGCGACACGCACCTGCCCGTGGGAGCCGGTGAGGTCGACTACGGCCTCGTCGAGTCCGAAATCGGCGGGTTCGACGGGACTGTCGCCCTCGAAGTGTTCACCGACGACGACGCCCTCCTCCTCGACTCGGCCGAGCGCGTGGCCGACCGGCTCGGCGCGTCGTTCTGACGGCGCCGCTCAGCTCGCCGGGTCGTCGGGGCTTTCGTCGTCCGCGTCGCCCGAGCCATCCGCCTCGGCGTCGTCCGCGGTCGATCCGTCTACCGCCGAACGATCGTCCGTCGCCGCGTCCTCGTCTGCCGCCGCGTCGTCGGCCGCGTCCGCCCCGACCTCGTCGTCGTCAACTTGGCGCTTTATTGACTCCAACTCGGACTCGACGTCGACTTCCGGGGCGTCGTCGTCCTCGAACGGTTCGTCCCCGCGCTCGTCGCCCCCGTCTCCGCGCTCGTCGCCCCCGTCTCCGCGCTCGTCGGGGTCGGTCACGTCTATCTGGACCGGGGTTGCGCCGTCGTCCCGACCGGATCGGGTCTCGTCGCGCTCCCGATCCCCGTCGTCTCGACCTCCGCTCCGGTCGCGGTCGCTCCCGGACCGCTGGTCCCACGCCGAGTCGGCCTCTCTGCGCCCCTCGTCGATCCGGGACTCGATCTCCGCGGTGAGGTCGCGGGCGTCCTCGATTATCGAGCGCGAGGCGGCCTCCTCGGGGAGGTCGGCCTCCGAGAGCGCGGTCCGAAGCTCCGACAGCGACCGCGACAGGCCGGCGCTCGCGCCGTCCCGCACGTCACCGAGTCGGTCGGTCGCGGAGCCGCCGGCGTCGAGGTCGCGACCGGGATCAGCGAGCCGGAGCGTCCCCTGTACCAGTTCGAGCGACTTGATCGTCGTCTCCAGCAGGGCGATCAGCGTGGGAATGGTGTACTGCTCGGTGAACCGGACCAGCTCCGATAGCCGGGGCGGCCGCAGGGGACCGCGGCGGTCGCGCTCGCTCTCTCGGAGGTCGGCGCGGAGCTCGCTCAGCACGTCCTCGAGCCGGTCGAGCCGCTCCTCGAGGTCGTCGTCGCGCGGGTCGCGGGAACTCATACCGCTTGCTACGGCGCGCGCGGATAAAAAGCCCGGCAGCGCGCCGCGCCCGGTCGGCTGCGAGGCCGCGACCCGCTATCAGAACCCCTCCCGCAGGAATGTCCGCCGCGGCGGACAGAGGGCGGCGAGGTCGCCCGCGAGCGCCTCCGCGTCCTCGCCGCCGACGTCGAGCGCGGCGTGCGCTCGGAGGTCCTCCACGCCGCGGTACCCCGCGTACAGTTGGGAGAGCGCGCCGATTCCTGCGGTCACGTCGGCGTCCGCGGCGGTCCGTTCCGCGTCGACCCGCTCCGCGTCGACCTCCCCGCCCGCGACGGTCACGCGGATCGGCCGGTCGTGCCAGCCGACGAGGGGGTCGTCGACCGCGAGTGTGAACGCGGTCTCCAGGTCGGGGTCGGGCGACAGCTCCGCCAACGCCGCGGGCGCGTCGACGAGCCGGAACATCGGACCGGTGCGGACCTCCTCGGTGACCGCCCGGGGGTTGTCGACCCGGTCGAGGACGCTCACGTCGACGGGGAGCCGGAGTCGGACGCGCTCGACCTGCGAGTCGTGGTCGCGACAGAACCGGAAGATCAGGTCCCACTCGACGGGGTCTGCGACGGCGGCGTCGGAGACGACCATCGCCGTCCCGTCGCCGTCGTCGCGGTCCTCGAACGTGTACGACAGCAGCGCCCGGAGGTCGCCGTCGCGCTCGAAGCCGTAGACGAACGGGTCGGTCTTCCAGCCGCGGAGGGTGTACTCGCGCCACCAGGCCCCGGTCCGCGCCACCGTGAAGTCGTAGCGCTCGGCGGCCGCGGCGAGCAGGTCGGCGGCCGCGTCGTAGTCGTCGGCGTCGAGCCGCCGGAAGCGGGCGTCATCTCCTCCCTCGCTCCCGCTGGCCGCGAACGCCAGCTGTTCCGGGGGCGTCTTCACCCACCGATACCGGCTCACGGTCTTCCAGCCGTACTGCCGATAGAATGCGTACTCGAAGGGCCATAGCACGGAGAAGTCGACGCCGTCGTCGCGGTACTCGACCAGCGACTCGCCGAGGAGTCGCTCGATGTGCCCTTGCCGCCGGTGTTCTGGCGGGGACGCGACCGCCGAGAGACCGGCCGCGTCGCGGTCACAGTCCCGGATCCGGAGGGCGAACTCGTGGTGTCCGCACACCGCGACGGGGTCGTCCCCGTCGAACAGCCCGCGGTACTCGGCGAGGTGTTCGCGGTCGTCGTCGTCGGCCTCGGGGTCGTACGGTCCCTCCTCGGGCGAGAACGCGTACCGCATGAACGCACGGAACTCCTCGCCGCGCTCGTCGGGGAAGGGCCGGTAGTCGAGGTCGTCCATACGCCGTCGCCGCCCGGAACGCCGATAAGTCTTCCCGGAGCGTGTGAGAGGGCCTCAGTCGAACCGCCCGCGCCGGTACTGGGTCGGCCACTCGACGTCGGCGCCCAGCTCGTGAGCGGCCTCCAGCGGCCAGTGGGGGTGACGGAGCATCTCGCGGCCGAGCGCGACGAGGTCGGCCCGTTCGTTCCGGACGAGGCCGTCGGCGTGGGTCGGCTCCGTGATCCCGCCGACCGCGGCGACGGGCACGTCGGTTCCCTCGCGGATCGCCTCGGCGTACGGCACCTGGTACCCCGGTCCCGCGCTGGGGATCTCCTGGTCGGGGTGGATCCCGCCGCCGGAGACGTCGATCAGGTCAGCGCCGGCCTCGGCGAGGAGGGGGGCCAGCCGCACCGAGTCGTCCACGTCCCACGAATCGCGGTCGGGGAGCCAGTCGGTCGCGGAGATGCGGACGAAGACGGGCCTGCCGTCGGGCCAGACCTCGCGGACGGCCGCGACGACCTCGCGCAGGAGCCGAGTGCGGTTCTCGTAGCTCCCGCCGTACTCGTCGTTCCGGTCGTTGGTGACCGGCGAGCAGAACTGGTGGAGCAGGTAGCCGTGGGCCGCGTGGACCTCAGCCACCTCGAAGCCGATGTCGCGCGCGCGCTCCGCGGCGGCCGCGAACCCGTCGATCACCCCGTCGATCCCCTCGGCGTCCAGCCGGCGGGCGTCGGTCAGGTCGCCCTCGTCGACGTTCGGATGCGGGTACGGCTCGTCGGTCGCGGAGACCGTCTCCCACCCGTCCGGCTCGTCGGCGGGGACGGGACCGCTCCCCTCGGCCGGCGCTCGGTGGGAGGCCTTCCGCCCGGCGTGAGCCAGCTGGATTCCCGGGGTCGCGCCCTGCGACCGCACGAACTCGACGATCGGTTCGATCGCCTCCGCGTGTTCGTCGGACCAGATCCCGAGGCAGTTCGGCGTGATCCGTCCCTCGGGCGCGACGGCGGTCGCCTCGGTCATCACGACCCCGGCGCCGCCGGCGGCCCGAGCGCCGAGGTGGACCCGGTGCCAGTCGTTCGCCAGCCCCTCGTCGGCGGAGTACTGGCACATCGGCGACAGCATGACGCGGTTTCGGAACGCCGTGTCGCGCAGCGTGAGCGGTGTGAACAGGGTGTCGGTCACGGGCGGGCGAACGACCGCCGGGACGGAAGACCCTCCGATATCCCGTCCGGATCGCCGCAGCCGGTTTAGGCCGACCGAAATCTATATGCCTACCGGTCCCCGAACCGGTGGTAATGACAACTGGAGATCGGATCGACCGGGACCTCGAGTCGGCGGCCGACGAACGGCCGACCGTCGCCGCGACCCGCTGTTCTCAGGAGCGGACCGTCTTCACCGAACAGGGCAACACCGATGCGTGGATCGCGACGGACCTCACGGTCGATCTGAAGCGGTAGCGACACGCTCTATCGACTCCGGCGGCGCCGTGTCGCCTCCTCGTCGTCCGCCGCTCGTCGACGCGGCTCTCACTCCTCGGAGCGCAGCGTCCCTCCCGGCGTCCCGGGCGCGCTCGGCGTCGACGCGACTCCCGCCCTCGCGTCTTTCCCGCCGTCGGGGCGCTCGTCGACGAGCGCGCGGATCCGGTCGAGGATCGCGTCGTACCGGCCTCGGTCGGATCCCTTCTCGAAGTACGCGTCCGCGCCGG
This window harbors:
- a CDS encoding methionine synthase yields the protein MVRNPDANRDQFRPDDHPNDAFLLTTVVGSYPKPKWLNRADELVDDPDSKFDADDLEAAHDDAARLITHEHERAGVDTVVDGEMRRNEMVEFFADRIDGYEFNGPVKVWGHNYFDKPSVVESVEYDEPWLVDEFEFTSSVAERPVKVPITGPYTLGFWAFNEAYPSTEELVYDLADLVNEEVEKLVEAGARYIQIDEPALATTPEDHAIVGEALERIAAGIPEEVRIGLHVCYGDYSRVYPEVNDYPIDEFDIELSNGDYEQIPVLEEPELEPDLALGVVDAHTAEVESVEEIKQNICQGLRVVPPEKLTISPDCGLKLLPRDVAYGKTENMVTAVREVEAEIDAGEIDLDNPLADD
- a CDS encoding sugar phosphate isomerase/epimerase, which produces MDIGLTVGADLDRLAASPARFAFCELGIGEPTLVPGEVDPDRLGDALAGRDLLVHLPYSQRLATYVPEVNDAIVDYQRRLLRAAGDLGAEKAVLHATSADRDDVDFRETAAEQLRRVADAGREAGVEVVVENVGHQHAGLQLSVLGDIARETDTSVCFDVGHAYMEGGNKAIKRFLRSHGDRVSHLHCHDVRRRGDTHLPVGAGEVDYGLVESEIGGFDGTVALEVFTDDDALLLDSAERVADRLGASF
- a CDS encoding NADH:flavin oxidoreductase/NADH oxidase, which codes for MTDTLFTPLTLRDTAFRNRVMLSPMCQYSADEGLANDWHRVHLGARAAGGAGVVMTEATAVAPEGRITPNCLGIWSDEHAEAIEPIVEFVRSQGATPGIQLAHAGRKASHRAPAEGSGPVPADEPDGWETVSATDEPYPHPNVDEGDLTDARRLDAEGIDGVIDGFAAAAERARDIGFEVAEVHAAHGYLLHQFCSPVTNDRNDEYGGSYENRTRLLREVVAAVREVWPDGRPVFVRISATDWLPDRDSWDVDDSVRLAPLLAEAGADLIDVSGGGIHPDQEIPSAGPGYQVPYAEAIREGTDVPVAAVGGITEPTHADGLVRNERADLVALGREMLRHPHWPLEAAHELGADVEWPTQYRRGRFD
- a CDS encoding HemK2/MTQ2 family protein methyltransferase; its protein translation is MTEDGDAGLAERRGLDEAVVYQPAEDSGLLAEAAVAEAHGRVLEVGTGSGWVAHQITEERGLDVVGSDLNPHAVRQARDRGVEAVVADLLAPFRADAFDTLCFNPPYLPTDPDNEWDDWMERALSGGESGRALIDPFLADAGRVLAPDGVVLLLVSSLTGFEEVLGLVEDAGFDAERVVEESFPFETLTVLVLRRA
- a CDS encoding 5-methyltetrahydropteroyltriglutamate--homocysteine methyltransferase codes for the protein MTERVAATPGLYPLPDRAKETLSDLKGHQKGDLMSGDEGEAIVSTYDGVRATYVDHQLEAGLDLLTEGQGRWDDMIAHPLTVSDAVETGGIVRYYDNNNFYRDPRVVDDLGFSGDVARELETARELLAGADGAGDASLAATLPGPYSLAELATDEHYGDAAEFQAAIAEFLAGELDAFPAHETLFLFEPSLVTNPPAEGDESTATDAIATVAAATDADVVVQTFYGALDEKLYAHLVDEAGADALGLDLVAGDRDDTVYNVQEFGSTDSLALGLVDGQNTLVEEPATLAERVEWFEEQVPVDDFDRTYLTPNTELFYLPTNKYRAKLSALADAAEVLD
- the eis gene encoding enhanced intracellular survival protein Eis translates to MDDLDYRPFPDERGEEFRAFMRYAFSPEEGPYDPEADDDDREHLAEYRGLFDGDDPVAVCGHHEFALRIRDCDRDAAGLSAVASPPEHRRQGHIERLLGESLVEYRDDGVDFSVLWPFEYAFYRQYGWKTVSRYRWVKTPPEQLAFAASGSEGGDDARFRRLDADDYDAAADLLAAAAERYDFTVARTGAWWREYTLRGWKTDPFVYGFERDGDLRALLSYTFEDRDDGDGTAMVVSDAAVADPVEWDLIFRFCRDHDSQVERVRLRLPVDVSVLDRVDNPRAVTEEVRTGPMFRLVDAPAALAELSPDPDLETAFTLAVDDPLVGWHDRPIRVTVAGGEVDAERVDAERTAADADVTAGIGALSQLYAGYRGVEDLRAHAALDVGGEDAEALAGDLAALCPPRRTFLREGF